The following are encoded in a window of Hypomesus transpacificus isolate Combined female unplaced genomic scaffold, fHypTra1 scaffold_31, whole genome shotgun sequence genomic DNA:
- the LOC124463934 gene encoding uncharacterized protein LOC124463934: MEATAACRRQSSKEGSYNHLREFYDKVGENGNNLTFLCKLCPPAVKKKISTSVTSSANLKRHIELKHPVSLSRYVQANKKSKDSQDRSSTQIPLTAYSNGVDVITQPQLDNLVVQYIVGDLLPLRKVESPAFINLIKGLQPSKKVPSRKKVQTLLNKKYKENMCELKTELSEIDAVCTTADCWSAVNKAFIEITIHWLNKTDVSKRHSVVLACRQIKGAHTHDVLAKLLTDVYKEFEIHNKVVCTVTDNAANFVKAFNCFNFDQTKSEDEDEQVSAFAAASESSDEYAMEPEPLSGLEHSSLPPHRRCMAHTLNLVAKDTEKVSDERYRTMSRAVFAKASALWNLVRLSTTASDAVEEKLGIGFVVTNDMRWNSVFLAMERLSRIAKLTTKAEMNVAEVTPKNDATPLHDELLLHTVSDEFGFCRFSPQEVEFIHMFADVMRPLALALNILQAENNVFLGYLAPTIVQLQCHMNDLLYESRKPTAVEGLITCQPLIKTILESLSTRLAGLLEKREHILSAMLVPRFKLDWVQDEEKCMQYRLMLRREFQTLDSDDSAARESGQAQSSGGSDKKDPAESFFRFNKNTQVHKKSEVDAYLDAPTTDGFDEYMQFSKLRRLFIQHNTALPSSAPVERLFSIGGLIFRPRRNWLADANFEKQLILNANKKF; this comes from the exons ATGGAGGCAACAGCAGCATGTAGGCGACAAAGCAGCAAGGAGGGGTCCTATAATCATTTAAGAGAGTTTTACGACAAAGTCGGTGAAAATGGGAACAATCTTACATTTCTGTGCAAACTTTGCCCACCGGCTGTCAAAAAGAAAATCAGCACATCAGTCACGTCTTCAGCAAACCTGAAACGGCACATTGAACTGAAGCACCCGGTTAGCCTTTCAAGGTATGTGCAAGCAAATAAAAAATCAAAAGACAGTCAAGACAGATCCTCGACCCAAATCCCATTAACTGCGTACAGTAACGGCGTTGATGTCATCACCCAGCCGCAGCTTGACAACCTGGTGGTGCAGTATATTGTCGGAGACTTGCTGCCTTTGAGGAAAGTGGAAAGCCCAGCTTTCATAAACTTAATTAAGGGGTTGCAGCCATCCAAAAAGGTTCCATCGAGAAAGAAAGTACAAACACTGTTAAACAAGAAATATAAAGAAAACATGTGTGAACTTAAGACTGAACTGTCTGAGATTGATGCTGTGTGCACAACAGCAGATTGCtggtctgctgtgaacaaggcattTATAGAAATCACTATCCACTGGCTAAACAAAACAGATGTTTCGAAGAGACACTCTGTAGTACTGGCATGCAGGCAAATTAAAGGAGCACATACACATGATGTATTGGCAAAATTGTTGACAGATGTCTACAAAGAGTTCGAAATCCACAACAAGGTTGTGTGTACAGTGACAGACAATGCTGCTAATTTTGTCAAGGCATTCAACTGTTTCAACTTTGATCAAACTAAAAGTGAAGATGAGGATGAACAAGTGTCAGCCTTTGCTGCCGCCAGTGAGAGCTCAGATGAATATGCGATGGAGCCTGAGCCTCTCTCAGGTCTGGAacattcctctctcccccctcacagaCGGTGCATGGCACACACTTTGAATCTCGTGGCCAAAGACACTGAAAAAGTTAGTGATGAACGTTACAGAACAATGTCGAGGGCAGTCTTTGCCAAAGCATCTGCACTGTGGAACCTTGTTAGGCTAAGTACAACGGCTTCTGATGCTGTGGAGGAAAAGCTTGGAATTGGCTTTGTTGTGACAAATGATATGAGATGGAATTCAGTCTTTCTTGCGATGGAGCGACTGTCTCGCATAGCAAAACTAACTACGAAGGCAGAAATGAACGTGGCTGAGGTCACCCCTAAAAATGATGCCACCCCCTTACACGATGAGCTCCTTTTGCACACTGTGAGTGACGAGTTTGGCTTTTGCAGATTCTCTCCACAGGAAGTCGAATTCATTCACATGTTTGCGGATGTGATGAGGCCTTTGGCACTTGCACTAAACATCCTCCAAGCAGAGAACAATGTCTTTCTTGGTTACCTGGCTCCAACCATTGTACAGCTGCAATGTCACATGAATGACCTATTGTATGAGAGCAGAAAGCCCACTGCAGTAGAGGGTCTCATTACATGCCAACCTCTCATAAAGACTATCTTAGAGTCACTGAGCACAAGGCTGGCAGGTCTTCTGGAGAAGAGGGAACATATACTCTCCGCTATGCTGGTGCCAAGGTTCAAGCTAGACTGGGTCCAAGATGAGGAGAAATGTATGCAGTACAGATTGATGCTGAGAAGAGAATTTCAAACCCTCGACTCTGATGACTCAGCTGCAAGAGAGTCCGGTCAAGCCCAGTCCAGTGGTGGAAGTGACAAGAAAGATCCTGCTGAGTCATTCTTCAGATTTAACAAAAACACTCAGGTTCATAAAAAATCTGAAGTGGACGCCTATCTGGATGCCCCAACCACAGATGGGTTTGATGAATACATGCAGTTTTCAAAGCTCAGAAGGCTGTtcatacaacacaacactgcccTGCCCTCAAGTGCTCCAGTAGAGAGGCTTTTCAGCATCGGTGGTCTAATATTCAG ACCCAGGAGAAACTGGCTGGCAGATGCCAACTTTGAGAAGCAGCTGATCTTGAATGCCAACAAAAAGTTTTGA